Proteins encoded in a region of the Sugiyamaella lignohabitans strain CBS 10342 chromosome B, complete sequence genome:
- a CDS encoding pirin (top hit is XP_006261139.1 originated in Alligator mississippiensis) → MSNISAAGATAVKKFTSRGIAKNFLAVEQSEGVGARVRRAIGSMQVRNFSPFLMMDHFVVGKNAGFPDHPHRGQETITYIIKGYFDHEDFTGSSGTIGPGDLQFMTAGRGIVHAEMPRIGDDGVLPEGMQLWVDLPKELKACEPRYRDLKAEEIPVVRPSDKVEIKVISGHSYGVESVKDLAYTPIWYFDVRMQPGGSIEQEIPKEFNAFVYVLNGNVKVDGANVDEHHCALLDRNGDGVQVSVDSSESKEARLVIIGGELLSQEIVQHGPFVETSREKIMQAFVDYQTGSNGFERARDWESKIGKRNG, encoded by the coding sequence ATGTCTAATATTTCTGCTGCCGGAGCTACTGCTGTCAAGAAGTTCACTTCTAGAGGCATCGCCAAGAACTTCCTTGCCGTTGAGCAATCTGAGGGTGTTGGTGCCCGAGTCAGACGTGCTATTGGTTCAATGCAAGTTCGTAACTTCTCTCCTTTCTTAATGATGGAtcattttgttgttggtaagAATGCTGGTTTCCCTGACCATCCTCACCGTGGTCAAGAAACTATTACTTATATCATCAAGGGTTACTTTGACCATGAAGACTTCACAGGAAGTTCTGGTACTATTGGCCCTGGTGATCTTCAATTCATGACTGCTGGTCGTGGTATTGTCCATGCTGAGATGCCACGAATTGGCGATGATGGTGTTCTTCCCGAGGGTATGCAATTATGGGTCGATCTTCCTAAGGAACTCAAGGCCTGTGAACCACGTTACAGAGATCTCAAGGCCGAGGAAATCCCTGTTGTACGTCCTTCTGACAAGGTTGAAATCAAGGTCATCTCGGGTCATTCTTATGGCGTCGAGTCTGTCAAGGATCTTGCCTATACTCCTATCTGGTACTTTGATGTCCGCATGCAACCTGGTGGCAGCATTGAGCAAGAAATCCCCAAGGAGTTCAATGCTTTTGTCTATGTTCTGAACGGTAATGTCAAGGTTGACGGTGCCAACGTTGACGAGCACCACTGTGCTCTTCTCGACCGAAACGGTGATGGTGTTCAAGTTTCTGTTGACTCTTCCGAGTCTAAGGAAGCCCGACTTGTCATCATCGGTGGTGAGCTCCTCAGCCAAGAGATTGTCCAGCACGGTCCTTTTGTCGAGACCTCTCGTGAAAAGATCATGCAAGCCTTCGTCGACTACCAGACCGGTTCCAACGGTTTCGAGCGTGCTCGCGACTGGGAGTCCAAGATCGGTAAGAGAAACGGCTAA